From the genome of Bombus huntii isolate Logan2020A chromosome 14, iyBomHunt1.1, whole genome shotgun sequence, one region includes:
- the LOC126873355 gene encoding telomere-associated protein RIF1-like isoform X1, whose translation MASNMQSFPRMLKMLRENSNIKEKREALTYIRSNSKKLESTKSIKEEQYKELCKLVIDAFANGNNDIQNEAYETLNVVIQDFKDHTLNLFEAMWQISPKNRLKILKLLEVVEDNAISTFAYDAYAVNFFNNCMCTIQTNTMPWTASNACVDNLQALIDAETKPLSDDQRVEEETINYCITLLRRLYKVAATTSDIKVQRFHALLMDKVILLAYMGHKRQRGPALKLLQQALATNIVSHVRTKLAPAWTRYIATLQSTYCKRMLLLVSTCELDWATQWNVSIQFLGVDLHRGAGLINNLLSVEEKAFKSTDTIIRRQAFLSWKLLVDNFALDPQELATARRVKLLCIPLNAKNSKTELIALTKLEVWWHVIIKLYKDIQKFVNPVITQFLNFCFGPLGDTPLLSSKFDVVASPGKRFFKTKVVAVDALCQLLVTKQDSYTAPILEERLPHPISDVVFRECYKSIIHSVGEALLVLSQLTNAEMKNRYQFGKILWTSLVSYVKIKIRSESKVAEKEIMYKDMTRVITELTNYAGDKPMIKDLILDTILFEIADLSTDFDFQDDTLSKLVFKFLQTSILNKAEKNHYKALKCLFWQCIKSQKKNIYYLHAFNCLKEMHEKIYLLLNAEDKNESVILELWFILACVLGEYMSDIQEINEGSTTEHNFKTVESIVAFPFMYINLEDHKQVQEVAKAWKCLYKHFEMRTDLITTVKSNEILLNIASIMQHCLTENRGSSNLILNCLDILLKTINYKLLLANTEVPSIIHLIVDLVMYFLSHKRTKECERALKALSAVIITIYGYNAEKAILYLLVCKPAIELMLQSELEMLHKEIASTWESVIIIFKGLGKLINYSLLSSYKKIIIKALNHSSLDIQVQTMSLFQLKNALCDSPKLILEEIEKEVVTNKILSKAEITEMKNDQIEKSLNQVSSGFLKGTNSQKLVKESEPVKNTEKKVSIDTESQDYVFIKTNLKFDVNRLTEHQKESLKRRKEDIAALYNDLSQSSSQDTQNLQEWFDKKSKSLGEAEKDHNKKDNISIRNMLDDDANKENKIEMKELEAVSKSIAENDTKSTDNVEQNIPLESIQKAKDNAYSNENLLIEEDQMITVKNAYDNADPETSADLDANTQEKSLENKDDKSLSPSMLDSSKRRNRYNVAVKPVTSSKLEEIIYNQPGQSNTNKILRSSLKTKLIHDKSEIINKQKASENVENKLTKEEKRGIKRKSISDSESETTNVRQRRKVLLTETASDSDRCESVENDNAVTSVIAIDEANLSQRTRNEISRLRINMVFDSPLSRSRRSKCCDDKKQPEENKGANIAKREARHRGRPKRSDKVEVKKGEDTRKILQNKKSGLEEQRKVKENTKEETAETEVNSKSIPNNKCDLLNTERAIEINDTVQNIKFTEGRSHTQDDMEDVVEDSQALSKLDKSKLSKVRIELNKIEDTKAISQNKKNSLEGEKEVGEKKQKENVQTEITSKSISDDKCDLLYTKKSTENNVEVVNNNKSYSETQILNQDLKSIEGKNQTQDDAEDIVESSQEILELLKKCTEKQCFIKINKVDDISPLMKCCDATAENEEVAKIVSNDCDNDNIKVPKDNVKEFEETNEISINEPKISTPIIENNLCDNEKDSVSEVQKVNDGSVFKSLLELSSPKSNIKRQTKLKTFSAQGRAAHMLGLVTKQARMEAEDYVINLDEEHTVKRVKSKDTDNDMLLGKKEQAPMLKEVDKITATCSSRQEKIFNNMRSTDYCSSPPIKLFSNLKNDGEKVFTKADKSVDCISAQTDAQSDKIGEETMLQVDELPILEWSSANPPSLTASPSASILKRQRQYIPEPDPEAVTPSKRKRVSFADPPVSKEMGYEITSTDSIYKAIKFTSRGLVRKDSPLRLKQIKQKLVSTDSDKLEKDEETDVTNASEVDIQCERENELLTKIAEELEYSENVTIDTDVQMCNSVEDESTNAVPMPNNIKINNLNIELEITQDSTSSKHVKRTFTSKTDQSQKDEILEVSKDCNVSLENNEFDHSMTQEDMFTGIDTKHNDFVEERTSDVDTSAIENTSIMNNSLDLLKFNVQDNSIIKHSSEKHANSEYLDDTIDAANLTVLNSSANSDEIFCGKLIRTSTQATENMQENIQEQDTLPVTDSVFGSLPSSQDSENTSEFNVETPHPELLDSIQPIYRTLILCKEPITSIIDHLTNPLWVQHLLTCFKHRNIQTIGDLAQLSEREINRIPVKSNSKVEFVKNVLKCFEKKHAEKVSNNNEVSCSVNINVPASTRKVTTEDQVIKSSTDEIRHELINHIPLSRSSSSTVFNNVIIDKNACKMFKETTESASNELSNMLTVDASKTNSQATYEVAQTTGSESSNVTTTQITSIPASSKVTISTSENDTENSSSCARNAVTTTQATKTVGTCTSIDSIYLSKAGANKATKSVAAQMALEDLLDEIDVNLVLESAVRRCTPEKLLLQYKNKMRHVSQVELESETIRMLGTENRKNSNEVILKMACRACGVNKVLLRLPDIFSADKQFFVKVLNTYRKKIKTSDCLDILDFNEVKDAVYEKCISSELAEMLSKKLKEEEQQGIRKPMTELSSLNAMLKRMPMDVIISHTVANDELIPPRVVLDIALQNNSPADIAQALESQSSPVMENIFSKLWSSQFAVECIEQFCESKEDLLKIFEAVSSKFSREDLLQVFYESMKAKLMVKQEND comes from the exons ATGGCTTCTAACATGCAATCTTTCCCGCGAATGCTGAAAATGCTGCGGGAAAATAGCAATATCAAGGAAAAACGTGAAGCTTTAACCTATATCCGCAG TAACAGTAAAAAATTAGAATCTACAAAATCTATTAAAGAAGAGCAATATAAGGAATTATGTAAACTGGTTATAGATGCATTTGCAAATGGAAATAATGACATACAGAACGAAGCATATGAAACATTAAATGTAGTTATTCAGGACTTCAAAGATCATActttaaatttatttgaagCTATGTGGCAGATAAGTCCAAAAAATAG ATTAAAAATTCTTAAGTTATTAGAGGTAGTTGAAGACAATGCTATATCAACATTTGCTTATGACGCATATGCTGTAAACTTCTTTAATAATTGTATGTGTACAatacaaacaaatacaatGCCATGGACGGCATCAAATGCATGCGTAGATAATCTACAAGCATTGATAGATGCAGAAACTAAGCCACTATCAGATGACCAAAGGGTAGAAGAAGAAACAATTAACTATTGTATAACTTTATTAAGAAGATTGTATAAAGTGGCTGCAACAACATCAGATATTAAAGTTCAAAGA TTTCATGCCCTGTTAATGGATAAAGTAATACTGTTAGCTTATATGGGTCATAAAAGACAAAGAGGTCCTGCTTTGAAACTTTTACAACAAGCTTTAGCTACAAATATAGTATCACATGTTCGTACTAAACTAGCACCTGCATGGACTCGTTATATAGCAACATTACAGTCTACATACTGCAAACGTATGTTACTTTTAGTATCTACATGTGAATTAGATTGGGCTACACAATGGAATGTTAGTATTCAGTTTCTTGGTGTGGACCTCCATCGTGGTGCtggtttaataaataatttattaagtgTTGAAGAAAAAGCATTTAAATCTACAGATACAATTATACGCAG GCAAGCATTTCTTTCATGGAAATTACTGGTGGACAATTTTGCTTTAGACCCACAAGAACTTGCTACTGCTAGACGAGTAAAATTGTTATGTATTCCATTGAATGCCAAAAATAGTAAAACTGAATTAATAGCATTAACAAAGTTAGAAGTTTGGTGGCATGTAATTATTAAGCTTTATAAAGACATTCAGAAATTTGTTAATCCCGTAATCACacagtttttaaatttttgttttggACCTCTTGGAGATACACCATTATTATCTTCAAAGTTTGATGTGGTAGCCTCACCAGgaaaaagattttttaaaacaaaagTTGTTGCTGTGGATGCTTTATGTCAACTTCTTGTCACAAAACAAGATAGTTATACTGCTCCAATTTTGGAAGAAAGACTTCCGCATCCTATATCTGATGTTGTCTTTCGAGAATgttataaaagtataattcACAGTGTAGGAGAAGCTCTGCTTGTACTGAGCCAACTTACAAATGCAGAAATGAAAAACAGATATCAATTTGGTAAAATACTATGGACAAGCTTGGTCAGttatgtaaaaattaaaattagatcAGAATCAAAAGTTGCAGAAAAG GAGATTATGTATAAAGATATGACACGGGTTATTACAGAATTAACAAACTATGCTGGGGATAAACCAATGATTAAAGATTTGATTCTTGACACAATCTTATTTGAAATTGCTGATTTGAGTACAGATTTTGATTTTCAAGATGATACATTGTCAAAATTGGTATTCAAATTTCTACAAACTTCAATTCTAAATAAAGCTGAAAA GAATCATTATAAAGCATTAAAATGTCTTTTTTGGCAATGTATTAAGTCTCAAAAGAaaaacatatattatttacatgcATTTAATTGTCTGAAAGAAATgcatgaaaaaatatatttactattAAATGCAGAAGATAAAAATGA ATCTGTTATTCTTGAATTATGGTTTATTTTGGCATGTGTATTAGGAGAATACATGAGTGATATACAAGAAATTAATGAAGGAAGTACTACAGAACATAACTTTAAAACTGTTGAATCTATTGTAGCATTTccatttatgtatataaatttgGAGGACCACAAACag GTTCAAGAAGTAGCAAAGGCTTGGAAATGTTTATATAAGCATTTCGAAATGCGAACAGATCTTATAACAACAGTAAAATCAAacgaaattttgttaaatattgcAAGTATTATGCAACATTGTTTAACAGAAAATAGAGGGTCTTCTAATCTTATTTTAAACTGTTTAGACATTTTGCTGAAAACTATCAACTATAAGCTTTTATTGG CGAATACAGAAGTTCCATCTATTATACATCTTATCGTGGATCTTGTCATGTACTTTTTATCCCATAAAAGAACTAAAGAATGTGAACGTGCTCTTAAAGCACTGTCAGCAGTAATTATTACTATCTATGGATATAATGCAGAGAAAgcaatattatatttgctCGTTTGTAAACCTGCTATTGAGCTCATGCTTCAATCTGAATTAGAAATGCTACATAAAGAG ATAGCAAGTACATGGGaaagtgtaattataatttttaaaggaCTTGGtaaactaataaattatagTCTTCTTTCATcttacaaaaaaataattattaaagcaTTAAATCATTCAAGTCTTGATATACAAGTTCAAACAATGTCTCTCTTCCAATTGAAAAATGCGTTATGTGATAGTCCTAAATTAATATtggaagaaattgaaaaagaagtAGTGACAAATAAGATATTAAGCAAGGCTGAAAttacagaaatgaaaaatgatcAAATTGAAAAGTCACTAAACCAAGTAAGTAGTGGTTTCTTAAAAGGAACTAATAGCCAAAAATTAGTTAAGGAATCAGAACCAGtcaaaaatacagaaaagaaagtatcaattgACACAGAGTCACag GATTatgttttcattaaaacaAACTTAAAGTTTGATGTCAATCGCTTGACAGAACACCAGAAAGAGTCtttgaaacgaaggaaagaagatattgcagcattgtataatgatttgtcACAATCTTCATCACAAGatactcaaaatttacaagaatggtttgataaaaaaagtaaaagtttaggaGAAGCAGAGAAAGATCATAAcaaaaaagataatatttcaataagaAATATGTTGGACGATGAtgcaaataaagaaaacaaaattgaaatgaaggaattagaagcagttagtaaatcaattgctgaaaatgatacaaaatcaaCAGACAACGTTGAACAAAACATACCATTAGAATCCATACAAAAAGCAAAAGATAATGCTTACAGTAATGAAAATTTGCTTATAGAAGAAGATCAAATGATAACGGTGAAAAATGCTTATGACAATGCAGATCCAGAAACTTCAGCAGATTTAGATGCTAATACACAAGAGAAATctttagaaaataaagatgacAAAAGTCTATCTCCATCTATGTTAGATAGTAGTAAACGACGCAatcgttataatgttgctGTAAAGCCTGTTACTTCGTCAAAACttgaagaaattatttacaatcaaCCGGGACAgtcaaacacaaataaaattttgcgaagcagcttaaagacgaaattaatcCACGACAagtctgaaataattaataaacaaaaagcatcggaaaatgtagaaaataaattgaccaaagaagaaaaaagaggtaTTAAACgaaaatcaatttcagataGTGAAAGCGAAACAACTAATGTGCGTCAACGAAGGAAAGTTCTTTTAACGGAGACAGCTAGTGATAGCGATAGGTGTGaatctgtagaaaatgataatgcagTAACGAGTGTAATAGCAATTGATGAAGCGAATTTAAGCCAACGTACTAGGAATGAAATATCTCGTTTACGTATAAATATGGTATTTGACAGTCCCTTATCACGTAGTCGGCGATCCAAATGTTGTGATGATAAAAAGCAACCAGAAGAAAACAAAGGTGCTAATATTGCAAAGAGAGAAGCAAGACATAGAGGCAGACCTAAGAGATCGGATAAAGTTGAAGTTAAAAAAGgtgaagatacaagaaagatcttacaaaataaaaagagtggattagaagaacaaagaaaagtcaaagaaaatacaaaagaagaaactgcAGAGACAGAAGTTAATTCAAAAAGTATACCAAATAATAAGTGCGATTTACTTAATACCGaaagagctattgaaattaatgatactgttcaaaatattaaatttactgaaggtAGAAGTCACACTCAAGatgatatggaagatgtagtagaAGATTCACAAGCATTATCTAAATTagataaaagtaaattatcAAAAGTAAGAATTGaacttaacaaaattgaagaTACAAAAGCTATTTCacagaataaaaagaattcattagaaggagaaaaagaagtaggggaaaagaaacaaaaagaaaatgtacagacagaaattaCTTCAAAAAGtatatcagatgataaatgtgatttactttatacaaaaaaatctactgaaaataatgttgaagtagttaataataataaatcatatagcGAAACACAAATTTTAAATCAAGATCTTAAGTCCATAGAAGGAAAAAATCAAACTCAAGATGATGCAGAAGATATAGTAGAAAGTTCCCAAGAAATATtagaattgttaaaaaaatgtaCTGAAAAAcaatgttttattaaaattaataaagtggACGATATTTCTCCTTTGATGAAATGCTGTGATGCTACAGCTGAGAATGAGGAGGTAGctaaaattgtttcaaatgatTGTGATAACGACAATATCAAAGTTCCTAAAGATAATGTTAAGGAATTTGAAGAAACCAATGAAATCAGTATCAATGAACCAAAGATTTCAACTCctattattgaaaataatttatgtgATAATGAAAAGGATAGTGTATCTGAAGTGCAAAAAGTAAATGATGGATCAGTGTTTAAATCCTTGCTTGAGTTATCATCGCCTAAAAGTAATATCAAACGCCAGACAAAATTAAAAACCTTCTCAGCACAAGGACGTGCAGCTCATATGTTAGGGTTAGTAACAAAACAAGCAAGAATGGAAGCTGAAGACTATGTAATAAATTTAGATGAAGAACATACAGTTAAAAGAGTAAAATCCAAAGATACGGACAATGATATGTTGCttggaaaaaaagaacaagCACCTATGTTgaaagaagttgataaaataacagcaacatgtagcagcagacaagagaaaatttttaataatatgagGTCAACAGATTATTGTTCTTCCCCtccaataaaattattttctaatttgaaaaatgatgGAGAAAAAGTTTTCACAAAAGCTGACAAATCAGTAGATTGCATATCTGCACAAACTGATGCTCAAAGTGATAAAATAGGTGAAGAAACCATGCTTCAAGTAGATGAACTGCCAATTCTAGAATGGTCAAGTGCAAATCCACCTTCATTGACTGCATCTCCAAGTGCAAGTATATTGAAACGTCAACGTCAATATATTCCAGAACCTGATCCTGAAGCTGTAACTCCTAGTAAG cgAAAAAGAGTAAGCTTTGCGGATCCTCCAGTTTCAAAGGAAATGGGATATGAAATTACATCTACTGACTCAATCTATAAAGCTATTAAATTTACTTCACGTGGACTAGTACGTAAGGATTCGCCATTAAGGTTAAAACAAATTAAGCAGAAATTGGTATCAACAGACTCAGATAAGTTGGAAAAAGATGAAGAAACTGATGTGACAAATGCATCCGAAGTTGACATACAATGTGAAAGAGAAAACGAATTATTGACAAAAATAGCTGAAGAATTAGAATATTCAGAGAATGTTACTATAGATACTGATGTGCAAATGTGTAATTCTGTAGAAGATGAGTCAACAAATGCAGTTCCAATGccaaataatattaaaattaataatttaaatattgaacTTGAAATTACCCAAGATTCAACGTCTTCCAAACATGTAAAACGGACATTTACAAGCAAAACAGATCAAAGTCAAAAAGATGAAATTTTGGAAGTATCAAAAGATTGTAATGTTAGTTtagaaaataatgaatttgATCATTCAATGACACAGGAAGACATGTTTACCGGAATAGATACTAAACATAATGATTTTGTTGAAGAAAGGACTTCTGATGTTGATACAAGCGCTATAGAAAATACATCTATTATGAATAATTCATTAGATCTGCTGAAATTCAATGTTCAGGACAATTCTATAATAAAACATTCTTCAGAAAAACATGCGAATTCTGAATATTTAGACGATACAATAGATGCAGCAAACCTTACTGTATTGAATTCTTCAGCAAACTCAGACGAAATTTTCTGCGGAAAATTAATAAGGACTAGTACACAAGCAACTGAGAATATGCAAGAGAATATCCAAGAACAAGATACTCTACCCGTTACAGATTCAGTATTTGGAAGCTTACCTTCAAGTCAAGACAGTGAGAATACAAGCGAATTTAATGTAGAAACTCCACATCCAGAATTATTAGATTCTATTCAACCTATATATCGCACATTAATACTGTGTAAAGAACCTATAACATCTATCATTGATCATTTGACTAATCCTCTTTGGGTGCAACATTTACTTACGTGTTTTAAACATAGAAATATTCAAACCATTGGGGATCTCGCCCAATTATCTGAACGTGAAATAAACAGAATTCCAGTAAAGAGTAATTCAAAAGttgaatttgtaaaaaatgttttaaaatgcTTTGAGAAAAAACATGCTGAAAAAGTATCAAATAACAACGAAGTATCATGTTCTGTAAATATTAATGTACCTGCATCTACACGGAAAGTAACGACCGAAGATCAAGTAATAAAAAGCAGCACTGATGAAATACGTCatgaattaataaatcatatacCATTAAGCCGGTCAAGCTCTAGTACAGTTTTTAACAATGTTATAATCGATAAGAATGCATGTAAGATGTTTAAGGAAACAACAGAATCAGCTTCAAATGAATTGTCAAATATGCTTACAGTTGATGCTTCTAAAACTAATTCTCAAGCAACGTATGAAGTTGCACAAACGACTGGATCAGAATCATCAAATGTGACAACTAC ACAAATTACGAGTATACCAGCATCATCTAAGGTTACCATTTCTACATCAGAAAATGATACTGAAAATTCTAGCTCTTGCGCTAGAAATGCAGTGACAACAACACAAGCAACAAAAACTGTTGGAACCTGTACTAGTATTGACTCTATTTATCTATCCAAAGCAGGAGCGAATAAAGCGACAAAATCGGTTGCAGCACAAATGGCTTTGGAAGACCTTTTGGATGAGATAGATGTTAACTTAGTGCTAGAAAGTGCAGTAAGGAGATGCACTCCAGAAAAACTTCTTCTACAAtataaa AATAAAATGAGACATGTATCACAGGTGGAATTGGAAAGTGAAACCATCAGAATGCTTGGcactgaaaatagaaaaaattctAATGAAGTAATATTGAAGATGGCATGCCGTGCTTGTGGAGTGAATAAAGTTTTGCTTCGGCTTCCTGATATTTTCAGTGCTGACAaacaattttttgtaaaagtatTGAATACAtatagaaaaaagataaagaccAGTGATTGTTTGGATATTCTCGATTTTAACGAAGTTAAGGATGCTGTttatgaaaaatgtatatcttCAGAACTTGCTGAAATGTTGtccaaaaaattgaaagaagaagaacaacAGGGGATAAGGAAGCCTATGACAGAATTATCTAGTTTAAACGCTATGTTAAAAAGAATGCCAATGGATGTAATCATTAGCCATACAGTCGCAAATGATGAATTAATACCACCGCGTGTCGTTTTAGATATAGCATTGCAAAATAATAGTCCAGCTGACATAGCGCAAGCTTTGGAATCTCAATCTTCTCCTGTTATGGAGAATATTTTCAGTAAACTTTGGTCTTCCCAGTTTGCAGTCGAATGTATCGAACAATTCTGTGAATCGAAAGAGGATTTATTAAAGATTTTTGAAGCAGTCAGTTCGAAGTTCAGTCGGGAAGATCTTCTCCAAGTATTCTATGAATCTATGAAGGCTAAGCTAATGGTAAAACAAGAGAATGACTAA